From Mytilus edulis chromosome 8, xbMytEdul2.2, whole genome shotgun sequence, one genomic window encodes:
- the LOC139487155 gene encoding uncharacterized protein, producing MYSFTHTQLQCYALLKIILKDVIALDRECKELLCSYFIKTILFWICEELPPSIWKPENLIFCFMRCFRRIIYCVEYTVCPHYFIPENNLFGNKIFGHAQELLLNKLYILKSYDWQCILFSYQISSFSALSCNINTESSYLHVNKVEQLILSQLFLMDSIESVFEFLLKKGIHKELFSKSSKIKYLYTFYVSNYCCKCERILPFDDLSGNKSYYRKSITYINTLLLNIRHDTVSGWLMLASFYYKIKQFNKALYIVQYSLSKCAQKKLQIPMNISDIHYELLSLHLNRRMTIVQFWRYLLLDYVMFAGTSRLIPIELEMEVHCVLPPVVYAHFLGFLCHYHLQNSWQYRNSLRDLQLTIQENSLIPGDNMKSKCYNILGICFQLLGDTGSARQAFMQSVELFPDEKNNTAFQRLSLIG from the coding sequence ATGTACTCATTTACACATACACAATTGCAATGTTATGCACTACTGAAAATTATTCTAAAAGACGTTATAGCTTTAGACAGAGAATGTAAAGAATTACTTTGTTCATATTTCATTAAAACGATTTTGTTTTGGATATGCGAGGAATTGCCTCCATCCATATGGAAACCTGAAAACTTGATATTTTGTTTCATGAGATGTTTTAGAAGGATTATATATTGTGTTGAATACACAGTTTGTCCGCATTATTTCATTCCAGAGAATAATTTATTCGGAAATAAGATATTTGGACACGCACAGGAACTACTTTTAAATAAGTTGTATATTTTAAAGAGTTATGATTGgcaatgtattttattttcataccaAATCTCCAGTTTCAGTGCATTGTCATGTAATATAAACACAGAGTCAAGTTATTTGCATGTCAACAAAGTTGAACAACTCATACTCTCACAATTATTCTTGATGGACAGTATAGAGTCGGTTTTTGAATTTCTTTTGAAGAAAGGGATACACAAGGAATTGTTCAGCAAAAGTTCAAAAATCAAATACCTGTATACATTCTACGTGTCAAATTATTGTTGCAAATGTGAGAGAATACTACCATTTGATGACCTGTCTGGTAATAAATCTTATTATAGAAAATCCATTACATATATCAATACTCTGTTATTGAACATACGTCATGACACTGTATCAGGATGGTTGATGTTAGCTTCGTTttactacaaaataaaacaattcaataaagCTCTTTACATCGTCCAATATTCTCTTTCGAAATGTGCACAGAAAAAACTTCAAATTCCAATGAATATTTCAGACATACATTATGAACTACTTAGTTTACATTTAAATAGAAGGATGACTATTGTTCAATTTTGGAGATATCTGCTTTTAGATTACGTGATGTTTGCCGGTACCTCTAGGCTAATACCAATTGAACTGGAAATGGAAGTACATTGTGTATTGCCTCCTGTAGTATATgctcattttcttggttttctatGCCATTATCATCTACAAAATAGCTGGCAGTACCGAAATTCACTTCGGGATCTACAGTTGACTATACAAGAAAACTCTCTTATACCGGGTGACAATATGAAAAGCAAATGTTACAACATCCTAGGTATCTGTTTTCAATTGTTAGGAGACACAGGATCAGCAAGACAAGCCTTTATGCAATCTGTAGAATTATTTCCAGATGAAAAAAACAACACCGCTTTTCAAAGATTGTCATTAATAGGCTGA
- the LOC139484456 gene encoding uncharacterized protein: MEDSAIENVSRALYQYLCQNIVGTEDHVKTIRMMNTVRDDVHSNKNCTIITSGSFGEGLEMRDSDVDIMFVMKELMVSEDTPVYFNADTIYFTMDTDYIQPGYTKLRLEHGKVPCEACEKTGSNFYFSNLSFKRHFSSEIFSTLHGPCLSDKNGLCDLAYCLYSDLWITPAKQWIARSNNSWPRSDVKQAIVKHGVLFVPIGVKGSTQEELEWRISFSVGEKLLINTFTHTQLVCYALMKIILKDIIAVDIDCKELLCSYFMKTVLFWICEELPSSIWKPENLIFCYMRCFRRLIYCVEYKVCPHYFIPENNLFENKIQGHTQETLFNKLYILNSYGWEFILLSDQISCFNALAYDISKESSYFPVKYVEKVTSSAMFRADHVYPTLSLVFEKMTYKILSFKSSKIKYLYTYYMSKYCGQILPIEDMSSNKSKYKHNNTCISTLLLNTRHDAVSGWLMLASFFYKRKDYKTVIYIVQYSLLKCSPEKLQALMDISNIDYDLLHLDLFKKMTTVQLRRYLLLNFINFTDNSKLKLNLIPNEIDMGGKLLISPVAYAHFLLFLCHYHLNNSKKYLDSLMDLQLTLQGRYFIEGTDSACYYLLGVCFQMIEEIQKAKQAYKRSFEIYPNKKYNIAFQKLSLLS, translated from the exons ATGGAAG ACTCAGCAATAGAAAATGTTTCAAGAGCACTGTATCAGTATCTTTGCCAGAATATTGTTGGAACAGAAGATCATGTTAAAACAATCAGAATGATGAACACTGTCAGAGATGATGTTCATAGCAATAAGAATTGCACAATAATAACCAGTGGTAGTTTTGGAGAGGGACTTGAGATGCGAGATAGTGATGTAGATATTATGTTTGTTATGAAAGAACTGATGGTCAGTGAAGACACTCCCGTTTATTTCAACGCTGAtacaatatattttacaatgGATACTGATTATATACAGCCAGGTTACACGAAGTTACGACTAGAGCACGGTAAAGTGCCCTGTGAAGCTTGTGAAAAGACCGGTAGTAATTTTTACTTTTCAAACCTTTCATTTAAACGACATTTTTCATCTGAAATATTCTCGACATTGCATGGGCCATGTCTATCCGACAAAAATGGATTGTGTGACCTTGCATACTGTTTATATAGTGATTTATGGATAACACCAGCAAAACAATGGATAGCAAGATCAAATAATTCATGGCCGAGATCCGATGTCAAACAGGCTATTGTAAAACACGGGGTTCTCTTTGTACCTATAGGTGTGAAAGGATCTACACAAGAAGAATTAGAATGGCGCATATCATTTTCTGTTGGAGAAAAACTTCTTATCAATACATTTACACATACACAATTAGTATGCTATGCACTTATGAAAATTATTCTAAAAGACATTATAGCTGTAGATATAGATTGTAAAGAATTGCTTTGTTCATATTTCATGAAGACGGTTTTGTTTTGGATATGTGAGGAATTGCCTTCATCAATATGGAAACCTGAAAACTTGATATTTTGTTACATGAGATGTTTCAGGAGGCTTATATATTGCGTTGAATACAAAGTTTGTCCGCATTATTTCATTCCTGAGAATAATTTATTTGAGAATAAGATACAGGGACATACACAGGAAACTCTTTTTAATAAGTTATATATTCTTAACAGTTATGGTTGGGAATTTATATTATTGTCTGACCAAATCTCCTGTTTCAATGCATTGGCATATGATATTAGCAAAGAGTCGAgttattttcctgtaaaataTGTTGAAAAGGTAACATCATCAGCTATGTTCAGGGCAGACCATGTATATCCAACTCTCTCTCTTGTTTTCGAAAAAATGACATACAAGATATTGTCCTTTAAAAGTTCCAAAATCAAATATCTCTACACATACTATATGTCAAAATACTGTGGTCAAATACTACCAATAGAGGATATGTCCAGTAATAAATCTAAATATAAACATAACAATACTTGTATAAGTACTCTGCTTCTGAACACTCGTCACGATGCTGTATCTGGATGGCTAATGTTAGCTTCGTTTTTCTATAAAAGAAAAGATTACAAAACAGTTATTTATATTGTCCAGTATTCTCTATTGAAATGTTCACCGGAAAAACTTCAAGCATTAATGgatatttcaaatattgattATGACCTTCTTCATTTAGATCTATTTAAGAAGATGACCACTGTTCAGTTGAGGAGATATTTGCTTTTAAATTTCATCAACTTTACTGACAACTCCAAATTAAAACTTAACTTAATACCAAATGAAATAGATATGGGTGGTAAATTGTTGATTTCCCCAGTAGCATATGCccatttccttctttttttatgtcattatcatCTAAACAATAGCAAGAAATACTTGGATTCTCTCATGGATCTACAGTTGACCTTACAGGGACGGTATTTCATAGAAGGTACCGATTCTGCATGTTACTACCTACTCGGTGTTTGTTTTCAAATGatagaagaaatacaaaaagcGAAACAAGCTTACAAGCGATCTTTTGAAATAtatccaaataaaaaatataacattgcaTTCCAGAAATTGTCATTGTTAAGTTAA